GGTGCACGCCACGCACCCGTGGGCCGTACCGGCGCACGGGGCCGGCGGCCTGGTGTCCTGGCTGGCGGCCGACTCGGCGCAGCGGGCCGCGTCACCGTTCGCCGACCGGCGGCCGCTGCCGATGAGCGCTCGCCCGGCCCGCGCGAGCGCCTGAGCCGGGCAATACGATGGCGCCGTGGTCACCGCCATCGTCATGGTCTCGGTCGAGACCGACAAGATCCCCGAAGTCGCGCAGCAGATCGCCGAGCTGGACGGGGTCAGCGAGGTCTACTCGGTCGCGGGCGACGCCGACCTGATCGCGATCGTGCGGGTGCGCGAGTTCGACCAGATCGCCGAGACGATCGCCGGCCGGCTGTCCAAGCTGCCGGGCGTGGTCGATACCGACACGCACATCGCATTCCGCGCGTACTCCCGGCACGACCTGGACGCCGCGTTCGACATCGGCTCCTGAGGGCAGCCGCCGCGTCAGCTCCCGCGTCAGCCGCGGCGTTCCAGGTCGGCGAGCCAGGCGTTGTAGGACTTGCGCGTCGCGTCGTCCTCGTCGAACGTCTCGGCCTGGGTGTCGGCGCTGCCGGTGTGCTCGGTGAACGTCGCCCGCCGGGCCTGTTCCAGCCAGCCCGACTCGTCCGCCTGATCGGTCCCGACCCGGCGCAGCCAGCCGATCACCAGTGTGATCATGATCGCGGCCATGATCCCGTCGCCGGCGAACCACATCATCGCGCCACCCGTCCGGGTGTCCGAGAGCGCATTCACCGCGACGTCCGGCGAGACCTGCATCGACACGGTGTGGCTGCCCTGCATCAGCACGATCCCGGTGAACGTGTCGACGGCCATCGACAGCGCGAGCAGCAACCAGCGCACCGGCGAGGAGAGCCGCCAGCGGATCGGCTCGTCACCGACGACGAGCAGGAAGAACTGGCATCCGGCGATCACGTACACCACGTGCTCGACCTCGCCGGCCCAGGTGTTCTGCATGATCGTGTCCATCAGCCCGGTGAGGTGGCTGCCGACGATCACGATCGTGTACGTGGCCAGGGCGATCGGCGGTGCGGTCAGGACGGTGACGATGCGCCCCTTGAGGATCCGCTCCAGGCGGTCCCGCCGTTTCGGCGTGCTCGCCGTCATGGCCAGCCGCAGCGGCCGGCCGGCGATCAGCAGCGCCGGGGCCAGCATCACCAGCGCGAGGTGGCCGGCCATGTGCGCGGTGAACAGCACCTGGTCGTAGACGGCGATCGCGCCGTTGGTCGCGTACCCGCACACGAACAGCCCGAGCATGAACAGCACGGTGCGCTTGAGCGGCCAGCGCATGCCGGGCGAGCGGACCGGCACCAGCGCGACCGCGGTCAGGTACCAGGCCGCCATGAGCACCAGGACGGCGACCGCGATCGCGTTCAGCTGCCACTTGGTGACCAGCGCCGATCCGAGCAGCGGACCGAACGGGTCGGCGCCGGCGCGCGACAACGCGTCGGCGGCGTCCAGCCCGCCCATGTGCATCGCGTGCATGTCGTGCCCGCTGCCGGCGCGCAGGTAGTGCGCGACCGCTACGCCCAGGACCGCCAGTGCCGCCAGCGCGATCGCCCAGGTGAGCAGGACAAGACGGGGCAGGCGGGCCGAACGCGCGGACATGGTCCCAGTGTCCCACCCGGCCTCAGCCGCGAGCGGCCTGGCTGGCGTCGATCCAGCGTTCCAGGATGTCGGTCGCGGCGCCCTCGTCGATCGCCCGCCGCGCCTCGACCAGGCCGGCTGCGACCGCGTCGTGCAGCGGGCGACCGGCCAGCCCGTCGTGGGCGGCGATCGCGGCGGCGGCGTTGAGCACGACGGCGTCTCGGATCAGTGGCGCGCCGCCGGCTAGCACCTCGCGCACCACCGCGGCGTTGTGCACCCGGTCGCCGCCGCGCAGCGCCTCGGGTACGACCGGCTCGATGCCGAACGCGGCCGGGTCGAGCGAAGCCGGGGTCACCGTCCCACCCGCGGCCACCCAGACGGTGGACGTGGTGGTGGTGGTCAGCTCGTCCAGGCCGTCGTCGCCACGGAAGACGAGCGCGCTGTCGCCGCGCGCGGCGAGCACGGCCGCCATCACCGGAGCCATCCGCTGATCGGCACACCCCACCGCGGCCGCGCCCACCCGGGCCGGGTTGGTGAGCGGGCCCAGGAAGTTGAAGAACGTCGGCACGCCCAGCTCGCGGCGCGGGCCGCCGGCATGGCGCATCCCGGCGTGGAAGACCGGCGCGAAGCAGAAGCCGATGCCGACCTCGGCCACGGTCTCGGCCACGCCGACGCCGTCGAGGTCGATCGCGACGCCCAACTCCTCCAGCACATCGGCCGTCCCGCAGGACGACGATGCTGCCCGGTTACCGTGCTTGATCACCCGCCGGCCGGTCGCGGCCACCAGCAGGGCGGCCATCGTGGAGATGTTGACGGTGTGCGCGCGGTCGGCGCCGGTGCCGACGACGTCCACGGCGGGGCCGCTCACCGGCACAGGTGCGGCGCGGGCCAGCATCGTCTGCACCAGGCCGGCGAGCTCGTCGGGGGTCTCCCCCTTGGCGCGCAGCAGCACCGCGAACGCGGCCAGCTGCGCGGGCGTGGCCAGCCCGGTCATGATCTCGTCCATGGCCCAGGCGGTGTCGGCGGCGCTGAGGTCCTGCCGCTGGGACAGCGCGGTGAACAGCGTCGGCCAGTCCCGCACCGGCGAATCGGGCGCCACCGGCGCTACCGGACGACCGGGATGCCGGACCTGCGGTGCCGCAGCTGCTCGGCGACCACCGCGGCGGCCTCGATCGGGTCCAGCGGGGTGTGGATGACGGCGTCGGCGAGCGACCAGGACGCCAGCCAGCCGTCCTGCCTGCGGGCGATCAGCACCACGATCGGCGGACAGTCGTCGATCTCGTACTTGAACTGGCGGGCCAGCCCCATTCCGCCCGTGGGCTGGGCCTCGCCGTCCAGGATCACGACGTCCAGACCGCCGTCGTCCAGCTGGGCGACCACCTCGGCGTGGTTGGCGCACTCCACCCACTCGATGCGGCCGGTGTCGGGCGCCGGGCGACGGCCGACAGCGGTACGGACCAGGGCCCGGACGTCCGCCGAGTTGCTGTAGACGAGGACGGTGACGCGCTCACCCAGATCGGACATGCTGCAGATCGTATCGGCGCCCGCGCGGCGCATCCCGCGGCGGGCGGAACCCACCGGCAACACGACCCCCACCCCGACGCGATGGCGGGCCCCGGACAGGACATAATGCGGGGGTGACCTCGACTGCCACGGCGCCCTTCGAGTCCAGCAAGGTGCACTCGCTGACGCGTCCGAACATCGTCAGCGTCGGCACCATCGTCTGGCTCTCCAGCGAGCTGATGTTCTTCGCCGGACTGTTCGCGATGTACTTCACGATGCGCGCGGTGCACATGCCGGACTGGCCGATGCACCTGCCGAACGACGGTGGCATCGATGCCGGTCACGCGATCGTGCCGAAGATCGCCTACGCGACGCCGTTCACGATCATCCTGGTGGCCTCCAGCTTCACCTGCCAGTGGGGCGTCTTCGCGGCCGAGAAGGGCGACGTGTTCAAGCTGCGTCGCTGGTTCACCATCACGTTCTTCATGGGCCTGATCTTCGTGCTGGGTCAGCTCAACGAGTTCCGGATGGAGGTCGCCGAAGGCAACACGATCTCGCGCACCGGGTACGGGTCGGTGTTCTACCTGACCGAGGGCTTCCACGCGCTGCACGTGATGGGCGGCCTGCTCGCCTTCGTCTTCTTCCTGATCCGCACGACGCTGGGCAAGTTCACCCCCGCCCAGGCGACGTCGGCGATCGTGGTGTCCTACTACTGGCACTTCGTCGACGTGGTGTGGATCGGCCTGTTCGCCACGATCTACATCATCCAGTGAGCAATCGCCGCGACGGTGAAGGGACTTTCGAGTTGAAGGACTTCGACCTCGAGATGGCCGACGACGGCGAGTTCGGTTTCGAGCCTGCGGTGCCGGTCACCGGCGCCGAGCCGCGCGCCACAGCAGCTGCGTCCGTCGGCTCGCCCGGGCGCAAGCGCTCGCTCGGCAGGCTGCGCCGTCGCCTGACCGCCGCTGCCGTGCTGGCCGTGGCGCTGCTCGGCACCGGCGGCGCCTACACGCTGTTCGCGAACACCTCCGGTGCCTCGGACACCACCACCGGCGCCTCGGACATCGCGGCCGGCCGCCAGTTGTACGAGACCTCGTGCATCACTTGTCACGGCGCGAACCTGCAGGGCGTGAAGGATCGCGGCGTCCCGCTGCTCGGCGTTGGTGGCGCGGCCGTCTACTTCCAGGTCAGCACCGGACGCATGCCGGCAACCGGGCAGGGGTCCGAGCAGTACCGCAAGGACGCCAAGTTCACCGACGAGCAGACCCGCCAGCTCGCGGCGTACGTGCAGTCGATGGGCGGTGGCGAGGACATCCCGCGCGGGGCGGTCCGCGACGACGCCGACCTCGCCGAGGGCGGCAACCTGTTCCGGCTGAACTGCGCGTCCTGCCACGGCACGACGTTCAAGGGCGCGCCGCTGTCCGCCGGCGCCACCGCGCCGTCGCTGAACGATGCGACCGACCTGCAGATCTACACCGCGATGCTCACCGGCCCGGAGAACATGCCGGTCTTCGGCGACAACCAGATCACGCCGAGCGAGAAGCGTCAGATCGTCAGCTACATCCAGACCCTGAAGGCCTCCATGGACCCGGGCGGTCACGGCATCGACCGGATCGGTCCGGTGTCCGAGGCGGTTGTCATCTGGGTCGCCGGCATCGGCGCGATCATGCTGATCATCTTGTGGATCGGGGCAAAGACAGAATGACCGAGCTCGCGACTTCACCCGGCAGTGCAGTGGAGGATTTCGCCAGCTCTGCACGGGCAGCGACGACCAGCGAGGGAACACAGTGACCGGTAACCCGACCGAGGGCCCGAGCGCCGACGAGCTGCGGGAGATGTCGACCGAGGACGCCATGCGGGCCGGCGCCGAGGCCGACGGCGTCCACATCGTCAGCCGCCGCGACCGCTTCCCGGTTCGTGGCACCAAGGCCGAGAAGCGCGCCGAGCGTGGCGTGGCCGCGATGTTCACGCTGTCCGCGCTCGCCGGAGTGGGCTTCATCGTCGCGTTCATCGCCCTGCCCTACAAGTGGCACCTGCCCGGCACGCCGCAGAACTTCCGCTTCTACACGCCCGCGCTGGGCATCCTGATCGCGTTGATGCTGTTCGGCATGGCGTTCGGCCTGGTGCTGTGGGCCAAGTGGCTGATGCCCGAAGAGGAGATCATCCAGGACCGGCACGACGAGCCGTCCACCGAAGAGGACAAGCTGATGACCGAGGCCACGCTCGCGCGCGGCCTGGAGGACACCGGGTTGCCGCGTCGCTCGATGATCCTCAAGTCGCTCGGCCTCGCCGGCGGCGCGCTCGCGACGGTGCCGCTCGTGGCGCTGGTCGGCGGCATGCTCAAGAAGCCCGGCGACCAGCTGGACCACACGCTGTACCGCAAGGACAAGAAGCGCTTCCCGGAGAGCGGCGGGCGGGTGCCGCTCGTGTACGCCGACTGGCGCCGGGTCGGCCCGAACGACCTGTCCCCCGGCGGCATCGCCACCGTCTTCCCCGGCGTGCGCGAGAAGATCGACGGCTACGACGGCGTGACGTCCGCGTCGTCGCCGACACTGCTCATCCGGCTGCGTCCGGGACAGACCGTCAAGGCGCGCAAGGGTCAGGCCGGCTTCGGCTGGCCCGCCCACAATCCCGAGTACCTGGCGTTCTCCAAGATCTGCACGCACGCCGGCTGCCCCGCCTCCCTGTACGAGCAGCAGACCACCCGGTTGCTGTGCCCGTGCCACCAGTCGCAGTTCGAGGTGCTGCAGGACGCCAAGCCGGTGTTCGGCCCGGCAACCCGCAGCCTGCCGAAGCTGCCGCTGGACGTCGTCGTCGCCGAGGACGGCACGCAGTACTTCGTGGCCCGCGAGGACTTCAACGAACCGATCGGCCCCGGCTTCTGGGAGCGCTCCTGATGAGCAAGTCTCGCCGTACCGACACCCCGCGCACGCCGCAGGGCAAGGCCGCCAAGTTCTTCGACGAGCGGCTCAACCTCGCCGGGCCGATCCGCAAGCAGCTGAACAAGGTCTTCCCGGACCACTGGTCGTTCATGATGGGCGAGATCGCGCTGTACTCGTTCATCATCTTGCTGCTCACCGGCACCTACCTGTCGTTCTTCTTCGACCCGTCGATGGCCGAGACCGTCTATCACGGCCGGTACCTGCCGCTGAACGGCATCACGATGTCCAAGGCGTACGAGTCGACGCTGAACATCACCTTCGACGTGCGCGGCGGCCTGATCGTGCGCCAGATCCATCACTGGGCGGCGCTGCTGTTCGTCGCCGCGATGATGGTGCACATGTTCCGGATCTTCTTCACCGGGGCGTTCCGCAAGCCGCGCGAGCTGAACTGGCTGATCGGGCTGGGCCTGATCACGCTGGGCATCGTCGAGGGCTTCGCCGGCTACTCGCTGCCGGACGACCTGCTCTCGGGCACCGGCCTTCGCATCGCCGACGCGATCATGCTCTCGATCCCGATCGTCGGTACCTGGATCTCCTTCCTCGTGTTCGGCGGCCCGTTCCCGGGCGAGCTGATCATCGGACGCTTCTACATCGCGCACGTGCTGCTGATACCGGCGATCCTGGCCGCCCTCATCGGCGCCCACCTCGCGCTCGTCGTGCGGCAGAAGCACACCCAGTTCCCGCAGCCGGGGCGCACCGAGCACCAGGTCAGCGGCGAGCGGGTCTACCCGATCTACGCGGCCAAGGCCGGCGGTTTCTTCTTCATGGTCTTCGGTGTGCTCGCCGCCCTGGGCGGCCTCGCCCAGATCAACCCGGTGTGGCTGTACGGGCCGTACAACCCGGCCCAGGTGTCCTCCGGATCGCAGCCCGACTTCTACATGATGTTCCTGGACGGCTCGACCCGCCTGTTCCCGTCCTGGGAGATCAGGCTGTGGGGCCACACGCTGCCGCCGCTGTTCTGGCCGACCGTGGTGCTGCCGGGCATCCTGTTCACTCTCGCCGGGCTGTACCCGTTCATCGAGGCGCGGATGACCAAGGACAGGGCGCATCACAACCTGCTGCAGCGCCCGCGTGACGTGCCGGTCCGGACCTCGCTCGGCGCGATGGCGATCACGTTCTACCTGGTGCTGTTCCTGTCCGGCGGCAACGACGTCATCGCCAAGGCGTTCGACATCTCGCTGAACGCCATGACCTGGGGCGGGCGCATCGCGCTGCTGATCCTGCCGCCCATCGCCTACGTGGCCGCGTACCGCGTCTGCCTGGGGCTGCAGCGGCACGACCGCGAGGTGCTCGAGCACGGCCTGGAGACCGGCATCATCAAGCTGCTGCCGACCGGCGAGTTCATCGAGGTGCACCAGCCGCTGGGCCCGGTGGACGAGCACGGTCACGGCCAGCTGACCTACGCCGGCACCCCGGTGCCCAAGCGGATGGGCCAGCTCGGTGCCGCGTCCCCGCTCAGGCACATCCGCGGATTCTTCTACCCGGTGAAGGAGAAGCCGGAGATCCAGGCTGCGCTGGACGAGCTCGACGCGGCGCAGGAGCAGCGCGGCAACGAGCCGCGTGAGCTGGAGTCCAGCAGCTCCTCGCCCGAGTAGCGCACGGTCGGCTGTCTGCGCCACGTTGCTCAGGGGGACCGTGCTCAGGGTGCTGGTAGACGCGGACAACGTGTCACCGCGGCGGCTGCAACCCGTCCTCGACCTGCTCAGCGCGCTGGCGGGCGGCGTCGAGCTGACCGCCAGCGGCCGCCGCCATGCGCTGGACGCCCTCGACTGGCCCGCCAGCTCGGAGCTGCTGGCGCACGCGGGCTGGCAGCGTGCCGACGCGGCGCTGGCCGAGGCCTACTCCCCCGCCGACGTGCCGCTGATCCTGGTCACCGGTGACGGCGACTTCGCGCTGCTGGCCGCCCGCCATCCCGGACCGGTGCTGGTGGTGAGCGGCGCCCCCAGTGGGCGGCTGCGCGATCACGCGCGGGTCGTGGCCCCGGCCACCGAGGGCACCGCCCCGATTGCGTCCTGGCTGGACGTGCACGGCATCAACTGACCCCGGCGCGTGGTGCCCGCCCGCCCGGCGCGCGCTTCCCCCACCGGGTGACGAGTTCGCCCGCCCGGCGCGTGGTGCCGGCCCGCCCGGCGCGCGCTTCCCCCACCGGGTGACGAGTTTCCGCGCCCTGGATTCGTCAGCCGATGGGGGAAGACGGCGTGATTACGTAAGTGGATGGGGGAAGCGGGACGTCCAGCCCTGGTGCGCGGCTGTGGAGAACCCGACCGATGTGGACAACGGCGCAACCTGTCCGCGGGCCGGCGCACCCTAGTTCGCATGAACCTTGCCGAGCTGAACGCCGCAGCGCTGGCCTCGATCCCGGAACCGCGATGGTATGTCGAGCACGTCCTCGCTCCGTCTGACGTGGCCGCGGACAACGCTGCTGAGCACCGACGGGGCGACATGTTCGCCGACAGTTCCCGCGGCATGTCACCGGTCGCCGAGTCGGCGCACTGGTGGCGGCAACGCGCGGACGAGCTGCGTTCGGGATCTGCTGCCGAGCGCCGAGCTGTGCGGCAGGGCTTCGTTCTCACGCGGGCCCAGACGCTCGAGTCGGGGACGTCCGCATCGACGATCCGGCGGATGCTTTACCGCGGAACCTGGTGGTCGCCACGTCGAGGCATACTCGCGGTCGTCGCCGTACCGCAGGCCGACCGTTCGGACCCACACGCGGTACACCAGGCCAGGCGTTGCAAGCTGGCGCTGGCGTGTACCGCGGCTGCGCTCGCCAACCCCGGCCACGTCATCAGCGGCACCGGCGCCGCCACCGTGCATGGCCTGCCGCTGTTCACCCGGCCGACTGAACCGCAGCTCACGGCAGCGCCACCGCACACGCCCGGTCACCGCGCTCATGCGCTGGTGCGACCGGCCGGGCTGGCCGCGGACGAGATCACCGACTGGTACGGCGCGCCCGTGGCCACCGTGTCCCGATGCCTGGTCGATCTGGCGCGGCACGACCGGCGGGACGGGTTGGTCGCGGCCGACGCTGCAATGCGCGAACTCGGGTTGCGGCCGGCCGATGTGGACGACGCGCTCGCCCGGGCACGCGGCTGGCCGGGCGTGCGGCGGGCACGAAGCGTGCTGAGCCTTGGCAATCCGCTGGCCGAATCGCCACTGGAGTCGATCACTCGGTTGGCCTGCCACGACGCCGGACTGCCGCCGCCCGAATTGCAGGTACGGATCCACGATCCGATGACCGGCCGAACCGACCGGGTGGACGCCCTATGGCGCGAGCAGCGCGTGATTCTGGAGATGGACGGCCAAGTCAAGTACACCGGCAAGGAACTGTGGCGTGAGAAGCGACGCCAGGAACGACTGGCTCGGCTCGGCTACGACGTGATCCGGGTCTTCTGGGACGACGTCGTGCACGACTGGCCCGCCACGCTCGTCCGGATAAGAGCGGCGCTGGCCGGGTATTGAGCGGCCGGCTCCGAGCGGCGCTGGCCGGAGTTCAGTGGCTGGGACACAGCGGCGTCGGCCGGGTTGAAGTGGCCGGCGAACAGCGGCGTCGGCCCGCGTATGGAGCGATGGAGCGGCCGGGGATCCGGGGCGCAGGCCGGGTTCAAGTGGCTGGCGAACAGCGGCGTCGGCCGGGTTGAAGTGGCCGGCGAACAGCGGCGTCGGCCGGGTTGTCTGGCGGGGCGCCGGCTGCGCACGGAGCAATGGAGCGGCCGGGACCTGCCCTTCGTGGCCGAGCAGCAACAAGATCGCTAAGGACCTCTGCCGGTCGGTACAGCCCGCTTCCCCCACGGTGTGACGACTTTCCGGCGGCTTCCCCCCTGCTGTAGCGAGAATTTGGCCCGAATTTTCGGTACAGCAGGGGGGAAGCGGGGCGCGGTTGCGGCGCTGGCGGGCCGCGTCTTCGGTATGGCAGGGGGGAAGCGGGGCGCGGTTGCGGCGCTGGCGGGCCGCGTCTTCGGTATGGCAGGGGGGAAGCGGGGCGCGGTTGCGCCGTTGGCGGGGCGCGGTTGCACCGCTGGCGGGCCGCGTCGTGGTTACAGCAGGGGGGAAGCGGGGCGCGGTTGCGGCGCGAACGCGTCAGTGCGACAGCGGCTTACGGCCGCCGATGTAGTACTCGAACAGCAGGCCGCCGATGGTGAACAGCAGCAGCGCCACGCCGACGATCACCAGCCACATCTGGAAGAACGCCAACCCCAGCCCGACGACGGTGCCCGCACCGGCGAGCCCGACCGGCCAGTAGCTGCCCGGGCTGAAGAACCCGAGCTCCCCGGCGCCTTCGGCGATCTCGGCGTCCGGGCGGTCCTCCGGGCGGGCGTCGATGCGCCGGGACACGAACCAGAAGAACGAGCCGGAGATGAACAGCAGGCCGCCGGAGAGGATCAGGGCGAGGAAGCCGGCCCACTCGACCCGGCCGTGCGAGAAGCTGTTGGGCTGCCCCGTCCAGACGCCGTAGAAGGCCGCTGCCAGCCACAGGAAGACGGCAACGCCCAGGAACATCCGGGCTTCGACCTTCACGTCAGCTCCCCGACTTCTCGGACGCGGACCGCGCGGCGCGATCGGTGTTGAACGGATACGTGGTCGTCGCGCGCGGCGCCATACCGGCCGCCTTCAGCGCCACCGACTGCCGCGCGGGGTTGTCCTGGCCGGCCTTGTCCAGCGCGGCGAGGTACTTCTCGAACACGGCGGGGTCGACGATGCGCACCTCGAAGTTCATCTGCGAGTGATACGTGCCGCACAGCTCGGCGCAGCGGCCGACGTAGCTGCCGTTCTGGGTCGCGGTGAACTCGAAGCGGTTGTCCTCGCTGGTGTGGTCCGGCCCGTACGGGATGACGTCCCGCTTGAACAGGAACTCCGGCACCCAGAACGAGTGCACGACGTCCTCGGAGTGCTCGATGATCTGGACCGTCTCGCCCTTGGGCAGCACCAGCACCGGGATCTCGTCGTCCGACCCGACGGTGGACAGCGGGGTCTTCTTGTCGCTGGAGTAGACGGTCTTGGTGTCGTGGCTGTCCAGGTACTCGAACTGCCAGTTCCACTTGAACGCGTCGACCTGCACGAGGACGTCGGGGTTCTTGCTGAGCTTGTTGACATCGTCCTCGACGATGACGGTGCGGTAGAACAGCCCGGCGATGATGATGAACGGCGCCAGCGAGTACACCAGCTCGATCGGCAGGTTGTACTTGGTCTGGCGCGGCAACTCGTCGTTGCGCTTGCGGTAGCGGATGCAGCACCAGAAGATCAGGCCCCACACCAGCACACCCACGCACAGCGCGGCGACACCGGACCAGGTCCACAGCACGCGCATCTTCTCGGCCTGCTTGGTGACACCGGTCGGCCAGCCGAACCGCAGCTTCTTCTCCACGTCGTGCGCCGAGCAGCCGGTCAGCACCAGGGCGAGCGCGCCGGCGAGCAGCACGGCGCGGCCACCCCGCGCCCAGCGTCTGCGATGCACCCTAAGACCGCCTCTCGGACTCGTTCTGCCTCGTCTCGGAGACTACTGGACCGGCCCGCCCACGCGGGGATGGGGTCGCCGCCGCGTGCCCGGCCGGTGGCGCCCCGCCGGCCTGCGCCCGCCGCGTCCGGGATACTGGACGCGTGTGCGGACTGATCGGATTCCTCTCGGCCACCGGTGACGCGAAAGCTGTCGAGCCCGCGATCGGCGGTGCGCTCCCCCAGATGCGCCATCGCGGCCCGGACGAGGGCGGCACCTGGTCCGATCCGGACGTCGTGATCGGCTTCAACCGGCTCTCGATCATCGACATCGACCACAGCCACCAACCGCTGTCCTGGCTGGGCGGGCGCTACCACCTGATCTTCAACGGCGAGATCTACAACTACCTCGAGTTGCGCGACCGGCTGGCCCGCGAGTTCGGCGCCACGTTCGAGACCGAGGGCGACGGCGAGGCGATCGTCGCCGGCTACCACTACCTCGGCGAGAAGGTGGTGCGTGAGCTGCGCGGCATGTTCGCGTTCGTCATCTGGGATGCGCACGAGCGGGTGCTGTTCGGGGCACGCGACTGGTTCGGCATCAAGCCGATGTACACGTTCACCGACGAGCGCGGCTCGTTCTTCGCCAGCGAGAAGAAGTCGCTGCTCGCGGTCGCCGGCGAGGCGGTGAGCAAGGACGTCGACCACACCGCCTTGCAGCACTATCTGACGCTGCAGTACGTCCCGGAGCCGGCGTCGATGCACACGCAGGTGCGCCGCATCGAGTCCGGCAGCTACTTCACCGTCCGCCCCGGCGAGCCGGTGCGCCCGCACCGGTACTTCCACCCCGACTTCGCGATCAAGCCGGTCGCCGAACCGGAGAAGCTGTACCGGCAGATCACCGAGGCCCTCGAGGACTCCGTCGAGAAGCACATGCGCGCCGACGTCACGGTCGGCTCGTTCCTGTCCGGCGGCATCGACTCCACCGCGATCGCGGCTCTCGCCAAGCGGCACAACCCGAAGCTGCTGACCTTCACGACCGGCTTCGAGCGCAAGGGGTACAGCGAGATCGACGTGGCTGCCGAGTCGGCCGCGGCGATCGGCGTCGAGCACATCACCAAGGTCGTCTCGGCGCAGGAGATGATGGACGTCCTGCCGCTGGTGATCTGGTACCTGGACGACCCGGTGGCCGACCCGTCACTGGTGCCGCTGTACTTCATCGCCCGCGAGGCGCGAAAGCACGTGAAGGTGGTGCTGTCCGGCGAGGGCGCCGACGAACTGTTCGGCGGGTACACTATCTACCGCGAGCCGATCTCGTTGCGTGCGTTCGAGAAGCTGCCGGGAGGGATGCGCCGAGGCCTGGGTCGGCTGTCCGAGCGTATCCCGGAGGGGACCCGCGGCAAGGACCTGCTGCGCCGGGGCGCGATCGGCATCGAGGAGCGCTACTACGGCAACGCGCGCATCTTCCGGCCGGACGAGATGCGCGGGCTGTACAAGGCGTTCGACCCCGCCGTCTCGTACATGGACGTCACGAGAACGCTGTACGAGCAGACGACGCACCTGGACGGCTCGACGCGCATGCAGTACGTCGACCTGTTCACCTGGCTGCGCGGCGACATCCTGGTCAAGGCCGACAAGATGACGATGGCGAACTCGCTGGAGCTGCGGGTGCCGTTCCTGGACACCGAGGTGTTCGCGGTGGGCTCATCCATCCCGACCGAGTTGAAGATCACCCGGGAGACGACCAAGTACGCGCTGCGCAGGGCGCTGGCCGAGATCGTCCCGCCGCACGTGCTGCACCGGGCGAAGCTGGGCTTCCCGGTCCCGATCCGGCACTGGCTCAAGGACGTCATGTACGACTGGGCCCGCGCGATCATCACCGAGTCGCAGGCCGACGAGCTGATCGACCGGCAGGCGGC
This genomic stretch from Jatrophihabitans cynanchi harbors:
- a CDS encoding Lrp/AsnC family transcriptional regulator codes for the protein MVTAIVMVSVETDKIPEVAQQIAELDGVSEVYSVAGDADLIAIVRVREFDQIAETIAGRLSKLPGVVDTDTHIAFRAYSRHDLDAAFDIGS
- the trpD gene encoding anthranilate phosphoribosyltransferase, which gives rise to MAPDSPVRDWPTLFTALSQRQDLSAADTAWAMDEIMTGLATPAQLAAFAVLLRAKGETPDELAGLVQTMLARAAPVPVSGPAVDVVGTGADRAHTVNISTMAALLVAATGRRVIKHGNRAASSSCGTADVLEELGVAIDLDGVGVAETVAEVGIGFCFAPVFHAGMRHAGGPRRELGVPTFFNFLGPLTNPARVGAAAVGCADQRMAPVMAAVLAARGDSALVFRGDDGLDELTTTTTSTVWVAAGGTVTPASLDPAAFGIEPVVPEALRGGDRVHNAAVVREVLAGGAPLIRDAVVLNAAAAIAAHDGLAGRPLHDAVAAGLVEARRAIDEGAATDILERWIDASQAARG
- the qcrA gene encoding cytochrome bc1 complex Rieske iron-sulfur subunit; amino-acid sequence: MTGNPTEGPSADELREMSTEDAMRAGAEADGVHIVSRRDRFPVRGTKAEKRAERGVAAMFTLSALAGVGFIVAFIALPYKWHLPGTPQNFRFYTPALGILIALMLFGMAFGLVLWAKWLMPEEEIIQDRHDEPSTEEDKLMTEATLARGLEDTGLPRRSMILKSLGLAGGALATVPLVALVGGMLKKPGDQLDHTLYRKDKKRFPESGGRVPLVYADWRRVGPNDLSPGGIATVFPGVREKIDGYDGVTSASSPTLLIRLRPGQTVKARKGQAGFGWPAHNPEYLAFSKICTHAGCPASLYEQQTTRLLCPCHQSQFEVLQDAKPVFGPATRSLPKLPLDVVVAEDGTQYFVAREDFNEPIGPGFWERS
- the ctaE gene encoding aa3-type cytochrome oxidase subunit III; this translates as MHSLTRPNIVSVGTIVWLSSELMFFAGLFAMYFTMRAVHMPDWPMHLPNDGGIDAGHAIVPKIAYATPFTIILVASSFTCQWGVFAAEKGDVFKLRRWFTITFFMGLIFVLGQLNEFRMEVAEGNTISRTGYGSVFYLTEGFHALHVMGGLLAFVFFLIRTTLGKFTPAQATSAIVVSYYWHFVDVVWIGLFATIYIIQ
- a CDS encoding response regulator, with translation MSDLGERVTVLVYSNSADVRALVRTAVGRRPAPDTGRIEWVECANHAEVVAQLDDGGLDVVILDGEAQPTGGMGLARQFKYEIDDCPPIVVLIARRQDGWLASWSLADAVIHTPLDPIEAAAVVAEQLRHRRSGIPVVR
- a CDS encoding cytochrome c oxidase assembly protein — translated: MSARSARLPRLVLLTWAIALAALAVLGVAVAHYLRAGSGHDMHAMHMGGLDAADALSRAGADPFGPLLGSALVTKWQLNAIAVAVLVLMAAWYLTAVALVPVRSPGMRWPLKRTVLFMLGLFVCGYATNGAIAVYDQVLFTAHMAGHLALVMLAPALLIAGRPLRLAMTASTPKRRDRLERILKGRIVTVLTAPPIALATYTIVIVGSHLTGLMDTIMQNTWAGEVEHVVYVIAGCQFFLLVVGDEPIRWRLSSPVRWLLLALSMAVDTFTGIVLMQGSHTVSMQVSPDVAVNALSDTRTGGAMMWFAGDGIMAAIMITLVIGWLRRVGTDQADESGWLEQARRATFTEHTGSADTQAETFDEDDATRKSYNAWLADLERRG
- the qcrC gene encoding cytochrome bc1 complex diheme cytochrome c subunit; the protein is MSNRRDGEGTFELKDFDLEMADDGEFGFEPAVPVTGAEPRATAAASVGSPGRKRSLGRLRRRLTAAAVLAVALLGTGGAYTLFANTSGASDTTTGASDIAAGRQLYETSCITCHGANLQGVKDRGVPLLGVGGAAVYFQVSTGRMPATGQGSEQYRKDAKFTDEQTRQLAAYVQSMGGGEDIPRGAVRDDADLAEGGNLFRLNCASCHGTTFKGAPLSAGATAPSLNDATDLQIYTAMLTGPENMPVFGDNQITPSEKRQIVSYIQTLKASMDPGGHGIDRIGPVSEAVVIWVAGIGAIMLIILWIGAKTE